From the Chrysiogenia bacterium genome, the window CGTCCAGGCGCTGCAGGTTGCAGTTGATGACGAAGATGAGGTTGTCGAGCTTCTCGCGCGCCGCCAGCGAAATGGCGCCGAGCGCTTCGGGCTCGTCCGTCTCGCCGTCGCCGAGGAAGGCCCAGACCTTCGCCTTGCTCGCGGGGATGATGCCGCGATGCTGGAGATACTTCATGAAGCGCGCCTGGTAGATCGCCTGAAGCGGGCCGAGCCCCATGCTCACCGTGGGGAACTGCCAGAAATTGGGCATCAGCCAGGGGTGCGGGTACGAGGAAAGGCCCTTGCCGCTGGCTTCCCGGCGGAAGCGGTGCAGGTCGTCCTTGGTGAGGCGCCCCTCGAGGTAGGCGCGCGCATACATGCCTGGCGAGCCGTGGCCCTGGAAGAAGATAAAGTCCTCGCCGTCGGGATGATCGGCCCCCTTGAAGAAGTGGTTGTAGCCGACATCGTAGAGCGTCGCCGATGAGGCGAAGGTCGCGATGTGACCGCCGATACCCGCGTGGTGACGGTTGGCCTGCACCACCATGGCCATGGCGTTCCAGCGCATGTAGGAGCGGATGCGGTACTCCATCTCCGGATCGCCGGGGTTGCGCTTCTCTTCATTCACGTGAATCGTGTTGAGGTAGGCCGTCGTCGCCTTGTAGGGAAGCTGCGCGCCGCTGCGACGCGCCTTGTCGATGAGCGCCTCGATCAGATAGTGCGCGCGCTCGACGCCCTCGGCTTCCAGCACGGAATCGAGCGCGTCGATCCATTCCTCGGTCTCTTTCGGGTCGATGTCACCCCTGTCGCTCATGCGCATCCTCTTGGCAAAATTTGTTGGCGGCGAGTCGTGCCGTGGGCCCCTCCCGGCGGGCGCAGGCAGGCACTGAGCCGGGCTCAGCGATGCGTCGATTATTCCACGTCGGGAGCCAATTGTTTAGTGGGAATGTCTTTGCGCGCGCGAAGCGTTCAACGCATTGCGCCGCGGCCCGCGTCCCCCAGGGACGAACGCGGTTTTACTGAATCGTCACTCAGTTGAGCCCGGATCGAAGACATGGCGCTCGGCATGATAGGAGCTACGCACCAGGGGCCCGGCATCCACGACGCGGAATCCCATGGCCAGTCCCTCTTCCTTGAGGGCGGCGAACTCGTCCGGGCTGACCCAGCGCTTTACCGGGTGGTGCTCTTTCGAGGGACGCAGGTACTGGCCCAGCGTCACAATGGACACCCCGTTAGCGCGAAGCTCGCGCATGGCGGCGAGCACTTCCTCATCGCTCTCTCCCAGCCCCAGCATGATGCCCGACTTGGCCACCAGGCCCGCCGCGCTGGCGCGGCGCAGAATCTCCAGTGATCGATCGAAACGCGCAGCCGAGCGCACCTGGCTCTGCAGGCGCTCCACCGTTTCCAGATTGTGGGAGAAAATATCGGGACGCGCGGCAAACACAAGGTCCTGCGCCCCATGGTCGCCGCCGAAGTCGCCGGTGAGCGTCTCCAGCGTCAGGCCCGGGCAGCGCGCGCGAATCTCACTGATCGTCTCTGCC encodes:
- a CDS encoding lipoyl synthase encodes the protein AETISEIRARCPGLTLETLTGDFGGDHGAQDLVFAARPDIFSHNLETVERLQSQVRSAARFDRSLEILRRASAAGLVAKSGIMLGLGESDEEVLAAMRELRANGVSIVTLGQYLRPSKEHHPVKRWVSPDEFAALKEEGLAMGFRVVDAGPLVRSSYHAERHVFDPGSTE